The Croceicoccus marinus genome contains a region encoding:
- a CDS encoding BstXI family restriction endonuclease, with product MARPPKLPKLLERKIYKTGQTRGADDDQIWQNRVGRNSTVLIPLAVWRAHQTVRQLNYENGYIILVPPPEYFEGGGAAVLKAEGIQVGQNALVFYELRAHWNRWSPADHGLTAPNSRTAPLGGQYVARIANTTAAGDQRINHGYTTTGLKGAGIRLYEYAPTDVIYSARVQLEALFWLAEDSIQTCVEVGMDEQDVGMRRKTVLADAASRGLLDFNALREARTVDHDQKLVCPLCLERLSSLGFMSRMEQAAGRERHDLTVTEINLFHIKELAFGLFNHRPYNLGWGHHHCNVVCKDSGIGETLDWMKEVLKRNQELLGE from the coding sequence ATGGCACGGCCACCGAAGCTACCGAAGCTACTTGAGCGTAAGATATACAAGACCGGACAAACGCGTGGCGCAGATGATGACCAGATTTGGCAGAATCGAGTTGGCCGGAACAGCACTGTACTCATTCCTCTTGCTGTTTGGCGCGCGCATCAGACAGTGCGCCAGCTGAACTACGAGAACGGTTACATTATTCTCGTGCCCCCGCCCGAGTATTTTGAAGGAGGCGGGGCTGCAGTCTTGAAGGCTGAAGGCATTCAAGTAGGACAAAATGCTCTTGTCTTCTATGAACTGCGCGCACACTGGAACCGATGGTCCCCTGCGGACCACGGATTGACGGCTCCAAACTCTCGTACCGCGCCTCTAGGAGGACAGTATGTTGCTCGCATCGCCAACACTACTGCTGCCGGTGACCAGAGGATCAATCATGGCTACACAACCACTGGTCTGAAGGGGGCAGGCATTCGACTCTACGAGTACGCACCGACCGACGTAATTTATAGCGCTAGGGTACAGCTGGAGGCGCTGTTTTGGCTCGCTGAGGATTCTATTCAAACCTGCGTCGAAGTAGGAATGGACGAGCAAGATGTTGGGATGCGACGAAAAACTGTTCTCGCTGATGCCGCAAGTCGCGGTCTCCTTGACTTTAACGCGCTGCGCGAAGCCCGAACAGTCGATCATGACCAGAAGCTTGTTTGTCCTCTATGCTTGGAGCGGCTTAGTAGTCTAGGCTTCATGAGTAGAATGGAGCAAGCCGCTGGACGTGAACGTCACGATCTTACCGTTACTGAGATTAATCTATTTCACATCAAAGAACTTGCGTTCGGCCTTTTTAATCATCGGCCGTACAACCTCGGCTGGGGCCACCATCACTGCAACGTCGTGTGCAAAGACAGTGGAATTGGCGAAACCTTGGACTGGATGAAAGAAGTCTTGAAGCGAAATCAGGAGCTATTGGGAGAATAA
- a CDS encoding DNA-methyltransferase yields the protein MSFQIPKSRDEVYPANREHAFQRIRGSLSHSEAFSNDELSLSCGDALECLPRIPSGSVDLVLVDPPYHSTKKANIYGDSDFDHDDHFVDWIKALGREWKRILRPNGSLYLFCSSDMAPFLCVALSEDYNLQSLITWTKPNEPGYDGWRQKMKKTSLRRWYPHSERIIFATPAADGNLKRAPFGHFLKACRKQCGLTSNQLTEMTGAYGKVNNGGAVSNWETGRNIPSRDQYGKICDALRSTGEIRLMPRYEDVIRAFNVDPKEPWVDVWDFMNVRQYRGKHPAEKPQDMLRHIIRTSSYEGDVVLDCFAGSGSTLAAAVSLDRRAIGIEIEHRWVTYAAQFIGEKSDMLLQRAKGSDLQGATSFEAILPLFSQ from the coding sequence TTGTCTTTCCAGATTCCAAAGTCTCGCGATGAAGTCTATCCAGCTAATCGTGAGCATGCCTTTCAGCGTATAAGAGGCTCGCTCAGCCATAGCGAAGCATTCAGCAACGACGAACTCTCGCTCTCGTGTGGAGACGCTCTGGAGTGCCTCCCGAGAATTCCAAGCGGGTCAGTTGATCTTGTCCTGGTGGATCCGCCTTATCACAGCACCAAGAAGGCCAATATCTACGGCGATTCTGATTTTGACCACGATGACCATTTCGTAGACTGGATCAAGGCGCTTGGAAGGGAGTGGAAGCGAATTCTAAGGCCTAATGGATCATTATATCTTTTTTGCTCGTCCGATATGGCTCCATTTCTATGCGTTGCGCTTAGCGAAGACTATAATCTTCAATCACTAATCACTTGGACCAAGCCAAATGAGCCTGGGTATGATGGTTGGCGACAAAAGATGAAGAAGACTTCACTGCGTCGTTGGTATCCACATTCCGAACGCATAATTTTTGCCACTCCAGCGGCAGATGGGAACCTAAAGCGCGCGCCGTTTGGTCATTTCTTAAAAGCGTGTCGGAAGCAGTGTGGTCTAACGTCGAACCAACTCACAGAGATGACCGGTGCATATGGCAAAGTGAACAACGGTGGTGCCGTGTCAAACTGGGAGACCGGGCGCAACATTCCGAGCCGCGACCAATACGGGAAAATTTGTGATGCTTTAAGGAGTACGGGCGAAATAAGGCTAATGCCGAGGTACGAAGATGTAATCCGTGCTTTCAACGTTGACCCAAAAGAACCCTGGGTGGACGTTTGGGACTTTATGAATGTACGGCAGTATCGTGGAAAGCACCCTGCCGAAAAACCGCAGGATATGTTGCGTCACATCATTCGAACTAGCAGCTATGAGGGTGACGTAGTTCTCGACTGCTTTGCGGGTTCGGGAAGTACGCTTGCGGCAGCTGTCAGTCTTGACCGTCGTGCTATCGGTATCGAAATAGAACATCGGTGGGTGACTTACGCTGCACAATTCATCGGAGAGAAATCAGATATGCTGCTACAGCGTGCAAAGGGGAGCGATTTGCAGGGTGCCACATCGTTCGAAGCGATATTGCCCTTATTCTCCCAATAG
- a CDS encoding LL-diaminopimelate aminotransferase, which translates to MSQDFYRIKRLPPYVIAEVNDMRAAARRAGRDIIDLGMGNPDLPPPQHVIDKLCEVARKGDAHGYSQSKGIPGLRRAQANYYAKRFNVELDPEREIVVTMGSKEGLASLATAVTAPGDVVLAPNPSYPIHTFGFIIAGATIREVPTTPDERYWKALESAMRHTVPRPTMLIVNYPSNPTAETVDLAFYERLVAWAKENNVWIVSDLAYSELYYDGKPTRSILEVPGAKDVAVEFTSMSKTYSMAGWRMGFAVGNRELIAALTRVKSYLDYGAFTPIQAAACAALNGPQDIVEKNRNLYQARRDVMVEAFGRAGWEIPPPPASMFAWAPLPPALREMGSLEFSKQLLTHAEVAVAPGVGYGEQGEGFVRIAMVENEQRLRQAARNIKRWFRSMGMNV; encoded by the coding sequence ATGAGTCAGGATTTCTACCGCATCAAGCGCCTTCCCCCCTATGTCATCGCTGAAGTGAACGACATGCGGGCCGCGGCGCGGCGAGCGGGCAGGGACATCATCGACCTCGGCATGGGCAATCCCGACCTGCCGCCGCCCCAGCATGTCATCGACAAGCTGTGCGAAGTGGCGCGCAAGGGCGACGCGCACGGCTATTCGCAGTCCAAGGGGATTCCCGGCCTGCGCCGCGCCCAGGCCAATTATTACGCCAAGCGCTTCAACGTCGAACTGGACCCCGAGCGCGAGATCGTCGTGACGATGGGATCGAAGGAAGGACTGGCTAGCTTGGCCACCGCGGTCACCGCGCCGGGCGACGTGGTGCTGGCGCCCAATCCGTCGTACCCGATCCACACCTTCGGCTTCATCATCGCGGGCGCGACCATCCGCGAGGTGCCGACGACGCCCGACGAGCGTTACTGGAAGGCGCTGGAGTCCGCGATGCGCCATACCGTGCCGCGTCCGACCATGCTGATCGTCAACTATCCGTCGAACCCGACGGCCGAGACGGTCGATCTGGCTTTCTATGAGCGGCTGGTCGCCTGGGCGAAGGAGAATAATGTCTGGATCGTATCCGACCTTGCCTATTCCGAGCTGTATTACGACGGCAAGCCCACGCGATCAATCCTGGAAGTGCCGGGCGCGAAGGACGTGGCGGTCGAGTTCACCTCGATGTCCAAGACCTATTCCATGGCGGGCTGGCGCATGGGATTCGCCGTCGGCAACCGCGAACTGATCGCGGCGCTGACGCGGGTGAAGAGCTATCTGGATTACGGCGCCTTCACGCCGATCCAGGCGGCGGCCTGCGCGGCGCTGAACGGGCCGCAGGACATCGTCGAGAAGAACCGCAACCTGTACCAGGCGCGCCGCGACGTGATGGTCGAGGCGTTCGGCCGCGCCGGCTGGGAAATCCCGCCGCCGCCCGCCTCGATGTTCGCATGGGCACCGCTGCCGCCCGCCCTGCGCGAGATGGGGAGCCTGGAATTCTCCAAGCAATTGCTTACCCATGCCGAGGTCGCGGTGGCGCCCGGCGTCGGCTATGGCGAACAGGGCGAGGGCTTCGTGCGCATCGCCATGGTCGAGAACGAGCAGCGGCTGCGCCAGGCCGCGCGCAACATAAAGCGCTGGTTCCGCTCGATGGGGATGAACGTCTGA